The following are from one region of the ANME-2 cluster archaeon genome:
- a CDS encoding formylmethanofuran--tetrahydromethanopterin N-formyltransferase, with the protein MKLNINNITVDDTYCEAFSGVFTRFIITAGDKKRLKRAAYLSTALPSTVFGKSEGGIEAWLDPADTPDGRIGAVVQIWVNDIKDSDRILAFELGWRIRQGILVVPTTSVFNALESGTSIDLMAPVGYCADGYQVEEKRYGRQTIVLPLMMGEFIIERYLCTARGVMGGNVWFFCDSIDSALEAGDKAVVAVDGVKGAVSTFDICSAGSKPVYPGQAHPEVGPSTNHPYCPTLKGKIPDFAVPDGIESIPEIVINGVDEKAVGNAMKAAMYAASGVQGLKRISAGNYDRKLGKFRIYLKDLL; encoded by the coding sequence ATGAAATTGAATATAAATAACATCACTGTGGATGATACCTACTGCGAAGCCTTCAGCGGCGTATTTACCAGATTTATCATCACTGCCGGCGACAAGAAGCGGCTCAAACGTGCTGCTTACCTTTCCACTGCCCTGCCGTCCACCGTATTCGGGAAATCCGAGGGCGGTATAGAAGCCTGGCTTGACCCTGCCGACACTCCCGATGGCAGGATAGGGGCTGTTGTCCAGATATGGGTGAACGATATCAAGGACTCTGACCGGATACTGGCCTTTGAACTGGGCTGGCGGATCAGACAAGGCATCCTTGTTGTGCCCACCACATCAGTGTTCAATGCCCTGGAATCCGGGACTTCCATTGATCTGATGGCACCTGTAGGATACTGTGCTGACGGCTATCAGGTAGAAGAAAAGCGCTACGGCAGGCAGACCATTGTGCTTCCGCTTATGATGGGGGAGTTCATCATCGAGCGGTACCTCTGCACGGCAAGGGGTGTTATGGGTGGAAATGTATGGTTCTTCTGCGATTCAATTGATTCAGCCCTGGAAGCAGGGGACAAGGCAGTAGTGGCTGTAGATGGCGTAAAAGGTGCGGTATCGACCTTTGATATCTGCTCTGCCGGTTCCAAGCCAGTTTATCCCGGGCAAGCACATCCTGAGGTAGGACCAAGTACCAACCATCCTTACTGCCCCACGTTGAAAGGAAAAATCCCGGATTTTGCAGTACCGGATGGCATAGAGTCCATACCCGAGATCGTGATAAACGGTGTTGATGAAAAGGCTGTGGGAAATGCCATGAAAGCAGCTATGTATGCAGCATCCGGGGTGCAAGGTCTAAAACGTATCTCTGCTGGCAATTATGATAGGAAACTGGGGAAATTCCGGATATACCTTAAAGACCTGTTATAG